Proteins from a single region of Nocardiopsis dassonvillei subsp. dassonvillei DSM 43111:
- a CDS encoding alpha/beta fold hydrolase, with protein sequence MAMIDTGATRLAYDEAGSGPAIVFVHAGVADRRMWDHQFTEFAKTHRVVRYDWRGHGGSADHEGPVDHHEDLLALMDALEIDRATLVGASFGGAYCVDAALAAPERVGALALVCPGMSGHEWPEVFVREARKMVLGAVPHERLEVYRAGRADPDPGDVAAMAEAQARFMVLGPGRVPEDLPPEAWDLVLLMLREMFAREWSGPVATTRWPERPASDRLGEIAVPTLVVKGMSEIAQVREVADLYAGGVPGARLLEMPDTGHLPSVERPGELTAALARFLGTA encoded by the coding sequence ATGGCGATGATCGACACGGGTGCGACCCGACTGGCGTACGACGAGGCCGGTTCCGGTCCCGCGATCGTTTTCGTGCACGCCGGTGTGGCCGACCGGCGCATGTGGGACCACCAGTTCACCGAGTTCGCGAAGACCCACCGGGTGGTCCGCTACGACTGGCGCGGCCACGGCGGCTCCGCCGACCACGAGGGCCCCGTCGACCACCACGAGGACCTGCTGGCCCTCATGGACGCCCTGGAGATCGACCGGGCGACCCTGGTCGGCGCCTCCTTCGGGGGCGCCTACTGCGTGGACGCGGCGCTGGCCGCCCCGGAACGGGTGGGGGCACTGGCCCTGGTCTGTCCGGGAATGTCAGGGCACGAGTGGCCGGAGGTCTTCGTGCGCGAGGCGCGCAAGATGGTGCTGGGCGCCGTCCCCCACGAACGCCTGGAGGTGTACCGGGCGGGACGCGCCGACCCCGATCCCGGGGACGTGGCGGCGATGGCCGAGGCCCAGGCCCGGTTCATGGTGCTGGGCCCCGGGCGGGTGCCCGAGGACCTGCCGCCGGAGGCCTGGGACCTGGTGCTGCTCATGCTGCGCGAGATGTTCGCCCGCGAGTGGTCCGGGCCGGTCGCCACCACCCGCTGGCCGGAGCGGCCAGCCAGCGACCGCCTGGGCGAGATCGCCGTGCCGACGCTGGTGGTGAAGGGGATGTCGGAGATCGCCCAGGTACGGGAGGTCGCGGACCTGTACGCCGGGGGCGTGCCCGGGGCGCGGCTGCTGGAGATGCCCGACACCGGCCACCTGCCGTCCGTGGAGCGCCCCGGCGAGCTGACCGCGGCCCTCGCCCGGTTCCTGGGGACCGCCTGA
- a CDS encoding polyribonucleotide nucleotidyltransferase, giving the protein MEGVYSAEAVIDNGSFGTRTIRFETGRLARQAAGSATVYLDDETVVLSATTASKRPKENLDFFPLTVDVEERMYAAGRIPGSFFRREGRPSEDAILTCRLIDRPLRPSFRKGLRNEIQIVETVLALHPEHLYDVVAINAASMSTQIAGLPFSGPIGGVRVALIDGQWVGFPTHAELENATFDMVVAGRVLADGDVAIMMVEAESTVRTLKLVAEGAVGPNEQTVAEGLEAAKPFIKVLCKAQQAVADQTSREQGEFPIFLDYEDDVYVAVEGAVREELSKALTIADKQDREAELDRVKASAAEKLAEDFEGREKEIGAAFRSLSKQLMRERVLRDGIRIDGRGPKDIRQLSAEVGVLPRVHGSALFERGETQIMGVTTLNMLRMEQTVDTLNPDKTKRYMHNYNFPPYSTGETGRVGSPKRREIGHGALAERALLPVLPAREEFPYAIRQVSEALGSNGSTSMGSVCASTMSLMAAGVPLKEMVSGIAMGLISEGDEFVTLTDILGAEDAFGDMDFKVAGTRELITALQLDTKLDGIPAEQLALALQQARGARLAILDVMQEAIERPAEMSPNAPRILTVKVPVEKIGEVIGPKGKMINSIQDDTGAEITIEDDGTIYIGATDGPSAEAARDTINQIANPTMPEVGDRYLGTVVKTTTFGAFVSLLPGKDGLLHISQIRKLHGGKRIENLDDVISIGEKIQVEIREIDDRGKLSLVPVEVVEAESAQAAPAAPAAEDEGSPAEEDGGDKNGGDAPRRRRRRSSGGRSENT; this is encoded by the coding sequence ATGGAGGGCGTGTACTCGGCCGAAGCCGTCATCGACAACGGCTCCTTCGGCACCCGCACCATCCGCTTCGAGACCGGTCGCCTGGCCCGCCAGGCCGCCGGATCGGCCACGGTGTACCTGGACGACGAGACGGTCGTCCTGTCCGCCACCACCGCCTCGAAGCGCCCCAAGGAGAACCTCGACTTCTTCCCCCTGACGGTGGACGTCGAGGAGCGCATGTACGCCGCGGGCCGCATCCCCGGCTCCTTCTTCCGGCGTGAGGGCCGTCCCTCCGAGGACGCCATCCTCACCTGCCGCCTGATCGACCGGCCGCTGCGCCCGTCGTTCAGGAAGGGCCTGCGCAACGAGATCCAGATCGTCGAGACGGTCCTGGCCCTGCACCCCGAGCACCTGTACGACGTCGTCGCCATCAACGCGGCCTCGATGTCCACCCAGATCGCCGGGCTGCCCTTCTCCGGCCCGATCGGCGGCGTGCGCGTCGCCCTCATCGACGGCCAGTGGGTGGGCTTCCCGACCCACGCCGAGCTGGAGAACGCCACCTTCGACATGGTGGTCGCCGGTCGCGTCCTGGCCGACGGCGACGTCGCCATCATGATGGTGGAGGCCGAGTCCACGGTCCGCACCCTCAAGCTGGTCGCCGAGGGGGCCGTCGGCCCCAACGAGCAGACCGTCGCCGAGGGCCTGGAGGCCGCCAAGCCCTTCATCAAGGTCCTGTGCAAGGCCCAGCAGGCCGTCGCCGACCAGACCAGCCGCGAGCAGGGCGAGTTCCCGATCTTCCTCGACTACGAGGACGACGTGTACGTCGCCGTCGAGGGCGCCGTCCGCGAGGAGCTGTCCAAGGCGCTGACCATCGCGGACAAGCAGGACCGCGAGGCCGAGCTGGACCGCGTCAAGGCCTCGGCCGCCGAGAAGCTCGCCGAGGACTTCGAGGGCCGCGAGAAGGAGATCGGCGCCGCCTTCCGCTCCCTGAGCAAGCAGCTCATGCGCGAGCGCGTGCTGCGCGACGGGATCCGCATCGACGGCCGCGGCCCCAAGGACATCCGCCAGCTGAGCGCCGAGGTCGGCGTCCTGCCGCGGGTGCACGGCTCGGCCCTCTTCGAGCGCGGCGAGACCCAGATCATGGGTGTCACCACGCTCAACATGCTGCGCATGGAGCAGACGGTTGACACGCTCAACCCGGACAAGACCAAGCGCTACATGCACAACTACAACTTCCCGCCCTACTCCACCGGTGAGACCGGTCGGGTGGGCTCGCCCAAGCGGCGCGAGATCGGGCACGGCGCCCTCGCTGAGCGCGCCCTGCTCCCGGTCCTGCCCGCCCGCGAGGAGTTCCCCTACGCCATCCGTCAGGTGTCGGAGGCCCTGGGCTCCAACGGCTCCACCTCGATGGGTTCGGTCTGCGCCTCCACCATGTCCCTGATGGCGGCCGGCGTGCCCCTCAAGGAGATGGTGTCGGGCATCGCCATGGGCCTGATCAGCGAGGGCGACGAGTTCGTCACCCTCACCGACATCCTGGGCGCCGAGGACGCGTTCGGCGACATGGACTTCAAGGTCGCCGGTACCCGCGAGCTCATCACGGCCCTGCAGCTGGACACCAAGCTCGACGGCATCCCCGCCGAGCAGCTGGCGCTCGCGCTCCAGCAGGCCCGCGGCGCCCGCCTGGCCATCCTCGACGTCATGCAGGAGGCCATCGAGCGCCCGGCCGAGATGAGCCCGAACGCTCCGCGCATCCTCACCGTCAAGGTCCCGGTGGAGAAGATCGGCGAGGTCATCGGCCCCAAGGGCAAGATGATCAACTCGATCCAGGACGACACCGGCGCCGAGATCACCATCGAGGACGACGGCACGATCTACATCGGCGCCACCGACGGCCCCTCGGCCGAGGCCGCGCGGGACACGATCAACCAGATCGCCAACCCGACGATGCCCGAGGTCGGCGACCGCTACCTGGGCACCGTCGTCAAGACGACCACGTTCGGCGCGTTCGTGTCGCTGCTGCCCGGCAAGGACGGCCTGCTGCACATCTCGCAGATCCGCAAGCTGCACGGCGGCAAGCGGATCGAGAACCTCGACGACGTGATCAGCATCGGCGAGAAGATCCAGGTCGAGATCCGCGAGATCGACGACCGCGGCAAGCTGTCGCTGGTCCCGGTCGAGGTCGTGGAGGCCGAGTCGGCCCAGGCCGCTCCCGCGGCTCCCGCCGCTGAGGACGAGGGCTCCCCGGCCGAGGAGGACGGCGGCGACAAGAACGGCGGGGACGCCCCGCGCCGTCGCCGCCGCCGCAGCTCGGGCGGGCGTTCGGAGAACACCTGA
- the rbfA gene encoding 30S ribosome-binding factor RbfA: protein MVDAARARKIADRIQRIVAEMLDRRIKDPRLGFVTVTDARITADLRDATVYYTVFGTPDEKAASAAALESAKGVIRSEVGRQTGIRHTPSLAFVVDEVQENAQHIEELLLKARQSDAELAERASGAKPAGEADPYRAPREDERDEDE, encoded by the coding sequence ATGGTTGACGCCGCACGCGCGCGCAAGATCGCCGACCGCATCCAGCGCATCGTCGCCGAGATGCTGGACCGGCGCATCAAGGACCCGCGCCTGGGATTCGTCACCGTGACCGACGCGCGCATCACCGCCGACCTGCGGGACGCCACGGTGTACTACACGGTGTTCGGCACCCCGGACGAGAAGGCCGCCTCCGCCGCCGCCCTGGAGAGCGCCAAGGGCGTGATCCGCAGCGAGGTGGGACGCCAGACCGGCATCCGGCACACGCCGAGCCTGGCCTTCGTCGTCGACGAGGTGCAGGAGAACGCCCAGCACATCGAGGAACTCCTGCTCAAGGCGCGCCAGTCGGACGCGGAGCTGGCCGAGAGGGCCAGCGGTGCCAAGCCCGCGGGCGAGGCCGACCCCTACCGGGCGCCCCGCGAGGACGAGCGCGACGAGGACGAGTAA
- the rpsO gene encoding 30S ribosomal protein S15, with product MSIDTATKEKIIAEYATGEGDTGSPEVQVALLTHRITELTEHLKGHKHDHHSRRGLLLMVGRRRRLLKYIAKQDITRYRSLIERLGLRR from the coding sequence GTGTCGATCGACACCGCCACCAAAGAGAAGATCATCGCCGAGTACGCCACCGGCGAGGGTGACACCGGTTCCCCCGAGGTCCAGGTCGCGCTGCTCACGCACCGCATCACCGAGCTGACCGAGCACCTCAAGGGCCACAAGCACGACCACCACAGCCGCCGCGGCCTGCTGCTGATGGTCGGTCGCCGCCGCCGTCTGCTCAAGTACATCGCCAAGCAGGACATCACCCGTTACCGCTCGCTCATCGAGCGTCTGGGTCTGCGCCGCTAG
- the infB gene encoding translation initiation factor IF-2: MAKVRVYELAKEFGVESKAVLAKLNEMGEFVRSASSTIEAPVVRRLQEAFNNGSDGGRKGSAPRPGPRPAADNGAAPKPGPAPKPGPRPSPAPKPSPQSEAAPRANAPKPGPKAPRGEAGARPGGAPKPGAPAGPGGRSEGGRPEGGRPEGGRPDRAQRGGDRPERGERPERGDRSERGGPRPGPRPSGPRPGNNPFASNASGMGSKSAAPRPGGGAPRPGGPRPGPRPGPQGGGEQRAPRPGGAAGAPRPGGPRPGPRPGPQGGGEQRAPRPGGAAGAPRPGGAAGPPRPGPRPGGPRPSPMNMPSSRPAAPAGGGRGGGGGRPGGGGGRGRGGAPAGSGPRPGGVGGGGGRPGGFGGRPGGGGRGRGGGTAGAFGRPGGRPGRARKSKKQRRQEFHDFQAPSFGGVKIPSGNDQTIRLSRGASLSDFGDKIDVNPASLVQVMMHLGEMVTATQSLPDETLMLLGEELKYRIEVVSPEDEDRELLESFSIEFGEDEGTAEDLRPRPPVVTVMGHVDHGKTRLLDTIRKTNVVSGEAGGITQHIGAYQVATEVDGEERKITFIDTPGHEAFTAMRARGAKVTDIAVLVVAADDGVKPQTAEAIDHAKAAEVPIVVAVNKIDVEGADPQRVRAQLTEYGLVAEEYGGDVQFVDISALKGDNIDALLESIVLTSDAALDLQANPEMDAQGLAIEAYLDRGRGSMATVLVQRGTLNVGDSIVCGDAFGRVRAMLDEHGQNVQSAEPSRPVQVLGLTNVPSAGDNFLVVKDDRVARQIAQQREARERFAQQARSARRVTLDNWQNALKEGERSELLLLIKGDMSGSVEALEESLLKIDAGGDEVSIRVIGRGVGAITQNDINLAASAEAIIVGFNVRPEGKNSELADRMGVDIRYYSVIYQAIDEVEAAVKGLLKPIYEEVQLGSAEIREVFKVPRIGNIAGSIVRSGLIRRNSKARLIRDGVVISENLNVESLRRFKDDATEVREGFECGIGVGYNDLRVEDVIETYEMQEKPRD, translated from the coding sequence GTGGCGAAGGTCCGGGTATATGAACTCGCCAAGGAGTTCGGTGTAGAGAGCAAGGCCGTTCTGGCCAAGCTCAACGAGATGGGTGAATTCGTCCGTTCGGCGTCCTCGACCATAGAGGCCCCCGTCGTACGACGCCTCCAGGAAGCTTTCAACAACGGTTCCGACGGCGGTCGCAAGGGTTCGGCTCCCAGGCCCGGCCCGCGTCCCGCCGCGGACAACGGTGCCGCCCCGAAGCCGGGTCCGGCCCCCAAGCCCGGCCCCAGGCCGAGCCCCGCGCCCAAGCCGAGCCCGCAGAGCGAGGCCGCTCCGCGTGCGAACGCGCCCAAGCCCGGCCCCAAGGCTCCCCGCGGCGAGGCCGGCGCCCGCCCCGGCGGCGCCCCCAAGCCCGGTGCCCCGGCGGGCCCCGGCGGCCGTTCCGAGGGCGGTCGTCCCGAGGGTGGCCGTCCCGAGGGTGGCCGTCCCGACCGCGCCCAGCGCGGCGGCGACCGTCCCGAGCGCGGTGAGCGCCCCGAGCGCGGCGACCGTTCCGAGCGCGGCGGGCCCCGTCCCGGCCCGCGCCCGTCCGGTCCCCGTCCGGGCAACAACCCGTTCGCGTCCAACGCCTCCGGCATGGGCTCCAAGTCGGCCGCCCCGCGGCCCGGCGGCGGTGCTCCGCGTCCGGGCGGTCCCCGTCCGGGTCCGCGTCCCGGTCCGCAGGGCGGCGGCGAGCAGCGCGCCCCGCGTCCCGGCGGTGCGGCGGGCGCTCCGCGTCCGGGCGGTCCCCGTCCGGGTCCGCGTCCCGGTCCGCAGGGCGGCGGCGAGCAGCGCGCCCCGCGTCCCGGCGGTGCGGCGGGCGCTCCGCGTCCGGGCGGTGCCGCGGGTCCCCCGCGTCCCGGTCCCCGGCCCGGCGGTCCGCGTCCCAGCCCGATGAACATGCCCTCGTCCCGTCCGGCCGCACCCGCGGGTGGCGGTCGCGGCGGTGGCGGCGGCCGTCCCGGCGGCGGCGGTGGCCGTGGCCGCGGGGGAGCCCCCGCGGGTTCCGGTCCGCGTCCCGGCGGTGTCGGCGGTGGCGGCGGTCGTCCGGGTGGCTTCGGTGGCCGTCCCGGCGGCGGTGGCCGCGGTCGCGGCGGCGGTACGGCCGGTGCGTTCGGACGCCCCGGCGGCCGTCCCGGACGTGCCCGCAAGTCCAAGAAGCAGCGGCGCCAGGAGTTCCACGACTTCCAGGCCCCGTCGTTCGGCGGCGTCAAGATCCCGAGCGGCAACGACCAGACCATCCGCCTGTCCCGCGGCGCCTCGCTGTCGGACTTCGGCGACAAGATCGACGTCAACCCGGCGTCGCTCGTCCAGGTGATGATGCACCTGGGTGAGATGGTCACCGCGACCCAGTCCCTTCCGGACGAGACCCTGATGCTGCTGGGCGAGGAGCTCAAGTACAGGATCGAGGTCGTCAGCCCGGAGGACGAGGACCGCGAGCTGCTGGAGTCCTTCTCCATCGAGTTCGGCGAGGACGAGGGCACCGCGGAGGACCTGCGTCCGCGTCCGCCGGTGGTCACCGTCATGGGTCACGTCGACCACGGTAAGACCCGACTGCTGGACACCATCCGCAAGACCAACGTCGTCAGCGGCGAGGCCGGCGGTATCACCCAGCACATCGGTGCCTACCAGGTCGCCACCGAGGTGGACGGCGAAGAGCGCAAGATCACCTTCATCGACACCCCGGGTCACGAGGCGTTCACCGCCATGCGTGCCCGCGGTGCCAAGGTCACCGACATCGCGGTGCTGGTCGTGGCCGCCGACGACGGCGTCAAGCCGCAGACGGCGGAGGCCATCGACCACGCCAAGGCGGCCGAGGTGCCGATCGTGGTCGCGGTCAACAAGATCGACGTCGAGGGCGCCGACCCGCAGCGGGTCCGCGCGCAGCTCACCGAGTACGGCCTGGTGGCCGAGGAGTACGGCGGCGACGTCCAGTTCGTGGACATCTCCGCACTCAAGGGCGACAACATCGACGCCCTGCTCGAGTCGATCGTGCTGACCTCCGACGCAGCGCTCGATCTCCAGGCCAACCCGGAGATGGACGCGCAGGGTCTGGCCATCGAGGCCTACCTGGACCGCGGTCGCGGTTCCATGGCCACGGTGCTGGTCCAGCGCGGCACGCTCAACGTCGGTGACTCGATCGTCTGCGGTGACGCCTTCGGCCGCGTCCGCGCCATGCTCGACGAGCACGGCCAGAACGTGCAGAGCGCCGAGCCGTCCCGTCCGGTGCAGGTGCTGGGTCTGACCAACGTTCCCAGCGCCGGTGACAACTTCCTGGTCGTCAAGGACGACCGGGTGGCGCGGCAGATCGCCCAGCAGCGCGAGGCGCGCGAGCGCTTCGCCCAGCAGGCGCGTTCGGCCCGCCGGGTCACCCTCGACAACTGGCAGAACGCCCTGAAGGAGGGCGAGCGCTCCGAGCTGCTCCTCCTCATCAAGGGTGACATGTCCGGTTCCGTCGAGGCGCTGGAGGAGTCCCTGCTCAAGATCGACGCCGGTGGCGACGAGGTGAGCATCCGGGTCATCGGGCGCGGTGTCGGTGCGATCACGCAGAACGACATCAACCTGGCGGCCTCCGCCGAGGCGATCATCGTCGGCTTCAACGTTCGGCCCGAGGGCAAGAACAGCGAGCTGGCCGACCGCATGGGCGTGGACATCCGGTACTACTCGGTGATCTACCAGGCCATCGACGAGGTCGAGGCCGCGGTCAAGGGTCTGCTCAAGCCGATCTACGAAGAGGTCCAGCTCGGCAGCGCGGAGATCCGCGAGGTCTTCAAGGTGCCGCGGATCGGCAACATCGCCGGTTCGATCGTCCGCAGCGGCCTGATCCGCCGCAACTCCAAGGCGCGGCTCATCCGCGACGGGGTCGTCATCTCCGAGAACCTCAACGTGGAGTCCCTGCGTCGGTTCAAGGACGACGCGACCGAGGTCCGCGAGGGCTTCGAGTGCGGTATCGGCGTCGGCTACAACGACCTGCGTGTCGAGGACGTCATCGAGACGTACGAGATGCAGGAGAAGCCCCGCGACTGA
- a CDS encoding DUF503 domain-containing protein: MYVGALTLDVLLGDVHSLKQKRSLVRPVVSELRRKFSVSVSEAGDQDLYRRAKIGVAVVAPTAAHARELMDSCESFVAGRPELELLSARQRLFNEEED; encoded by the coding sequence TTGTACGTTGGGGCGCTGACCCTGGACGTCCTTCTCGGTGACGTCCACTCGCTCAAACAGAAGCGTTCGCTGGTCCGACCCGTCGTCTCCGAGCTGCGCCGCAAGTTCTCGGTCTCGGTCTCCGAGGCGGGAGACCAGGACCTGTACCGCCGGGCCAAGATCGGTGTCGCGGTGGTCGCGCCGACGGCGGCGCACGCCCGGGAGCTGATGGACTCCTGCGAGAGCTTCGTCGCGGGCCGTCCCGAACTGGAGCTGCTCTCCGCCAGGCAGCGGCTCTTCAACGAAGAGGAAGACTGA
- a CDS encoding type II toxin-antitoxin system RelE family toxin encodes MSDRYEIVLARTARRALSETLPDKVATAAWELIRGDLRENPRKVGKRLNPPYGQERVARRATYRIRFGIDDDKGVIVVCDIRGRADAYHYSVGR; translated from the coding sequence GTGAGCGACCGGTACGAAATCGTCCTGGCCCGTACCGCGCGCCGTGCCCTGTCCGAGACGTTGCCTGACAAGGTGGCCACGGCGGCATGGGAGCTGATTCGGGGAGACCTCAGGGAGAACCCCCGCAAAGTGGGGAAACGACTCAATCCCCCCTACGGTCAGGAACGGGTCGCCCGCCGTGCCACTTACAGGATTCGATTCGGCATAGACGACGACAAGGGCGTCATCGTCGTCTGCGACATTCGGGGGCGGGCCGACGCCTACCACTACTCGGTCGGGCGCTGA
- a CDS encoding type II toxin-antitoxin system Phd/YefM family antitoxin, producing the protein MTTLPLAEARNNLSKIVDEVERTHDAVTITRNGRPSAVVISVDDYESMMETFALLDSPEEQASLARAKEEYERGDVVTGDEMAELMRERARRETET; encoded by the coding sequence ATGACGACGCTTCCGCTGGCCGAGGCCAGAAACAACCTGTCCAAGATCGTCGATGAGGTGGAGAGAACGCACGACGCCGTCACCATCACCCGCAACGGCAGGCCCAGTGCCGTGGTGATCTCCGTGGACGACTACGAGTCGATGATGGAGACCTTCGCCCTTCTGGACAGTCCGGAGGAGCAGGCGAGTCTGGCCCGGGCGAAGGAGGAGTACGAACGCGGGGACGTGGTCACCGGTGACGAGATGGCCGAGCTCATGCGAGAACGTGCGCGCAGGGAGACGGAAACGTGA
- the truB gene encoding tRNA pseudouridine(55) synthase TruB encodes MAESGVVVVDKPADWTSHDVVARTRGLARTRRVGHAGTLDPMATGVLVLGIEKGTKLLGHLTLTEKVYEATIRLGLTTNTDDAEGEPLVRADASGVGEEAVRAAVGRLTGQIQQIPPQVSAIKVDGKRAYKSAREGKEVALKARTVTVAEFTVTDVRRVLDADGEFVDVDASVTCSSGTYIRALARDMGADLGVGGHLTALRRTRVGPYDLSRARTLDELAEEFTQVPLAEAVAAAFPARALSGDEEQRIRHGNRIEPDESGSGPVGLFAQDGRVIALGENRRDHMKPVVVFEPA; translated from the coding sequence ATGGCCGAGAGCGGCGTCGTGGTCGTCGACAAGCCCGCCGACTGGACCTCGCACGACGTGGTCGCCAGGACGCGCGGGCTCGCGCGCACCCGCAGGGTCGGCCACGCGGGGACCCTGGACCCGATGGCCACCGGGGTCCTGGTGCTGGGCATCGAGAAGGGCACCAAGCTCCTGGGCCACCTGACCCTGACGGAGAAGGTCTACGAGGCGACGATCCGCCTCGGTCTGACGACCAACACCGACGACGCCGAGGGCGAGCCCCTCGTGCGCGCGGACGCCTCCGGGGTCGGAGAGGAGGCCGTGCGCGCCGCCGTCGGCAGGCTCACCGGGCAGATCCAGCAGATTCCGCCCCAAGTCAGCGCGATCAAGGTGGACGGCAAGCGCGCCTACAAGTCGGCGCGCGAGGGCAAGGAGGTGGCCCTCAAGGCCCGCACGGTCACCGTCGCGGAGTTCACGGTCACCGACGTGCGCCGGGTCCTTGACGCCGACGGGGAGTTCGTGGACGTGGACGCCTCCGTCACCTGCTCCAGCGGCACCTACATCCGTGCGCTGGCCCGTGACATGGGCGCCGACCTGGGCGTGGGCGGGCACCTGACGGCGCTGCGGCGTACCAGGGTGGGCCCCTACGACCTGTCCCGGGCGCGCACGCTGGACGAGCTGGCCGAGGAGTTCACGCAGGTCCCGCTGGCCGAGGCCGTGGCCGCGGCCTTCCCGGCGCGCGCCCTGAGCGGGGACGAGGAGCAGCGGATCCGGCACGGCAACCGGATCGAGCCGGACGAGTCCGGAAGCGGCCCGGTCGGCCTCTTCGCCCAGGACGGCCGCGTCATCGCCCTGGGGGAGAACCGCCGCGACCACATGAAGCCCGTGGTGGTCTTCGAACCCGCCTGA
- a CDS encoding bifunctional riboflavin kinase/FAD synthetase, with protein sequence MRRWDGLEGVPSGWGRSVVAVGVFDGVHRGHQAILETAVGHGRELGLPVTVVTFDPHPQTVLRGTTPPVLTPLERRVELLTEYGADAVCVLPFTKDLSSLTPEEFVQRVLVDRLHAAAVVVGEDFRFGHRASGDVAALAALGAEYGFTADGVALVADGDTITSTRVRGLLAEGDVAGAAELLGRPHRVGGEVVHGAARGRELLGFPTANMDLLPDTAVPGDGVYAGWLHRSEPAPGQESRWPAAISVGSNPTFDGAERTVEAYALDRDDLDLYGLRMTVDFTVHIRGQERFDSIDELIVAMRRDVDRCREVLRAG encoded by the coding sequence GTGCGGCGATGGGACGGGCTGGAGGGCGTTCCCTCCGGGTGGGGGCGCTCCGTGGTGGCGGTCGGCGTGTTCGACGGAGTGCACCGTGGCCACCAGGCCATCCTGGAGACCGCGGTCGGGCACGGGCGCGAACTCGGCCTCCCGGTCACCGTGGTGACCTTCGACCCCCACCCGCAGACGGTGCTGCGCGGCACCACCCCGCCGGTGCTCACCCCCCTGGAGCGGCGGGTGGAGCTGCTGACCGAGTACGGCGCCGACGCCGTGTGCGTCCTGCCCTTCACCAAGGACCTGTCCTCCCTGACCCCGGAGGAGTTCGTCCAGCGCGTCCTGGTCGACCGCCTGCACGCCGCGGCCGTGGTCGTGGGCGAGGACTTCCGCTTCGGCCACCGCGCCTCGGGCGACGTCGCCGCGCTGGCCGCGCTGGGCGCCGAGTACGGCTTCACCGCCGACGGGGTCGCCCTGGTCGCGGACGGCGACACCATCACCTCCACGCGCGTGCGGGGGCTGCTCGCCGAGGGCGACGTGGCCGGGGCCGCCGAGCTGCTGGGCCGCCCGCACCGGGTCGGGGGCGAGGTCGTGCACGGCGCCGCGCGCGGCCGCGAGCTGCTGGGCTTCCCCACCGCCAACATGGACCTGCTCCCCGACACCGCCGTCCCCGGCGACGGCGTCTACGCGGGCTGGCTCCACCGCTCCGAGCCCGCCCCGGGGCAGGAGTCGCGCTGGCCCGCCGCCATCTCCGTGGGCAGCAACCCCACGTTCGACGGCGCCGAGCGCACCGTGGAGGCCTACGCCCTGGACCGCGACGACCTGGACCTGTACGGGCTGCGCATGACGGTGGACTTCACGGTGCACATCCGCGGTCAGGAGCGCTTCGACAGCATCGACGAGCTGATCGTCGCCATGCGCCGGGACGTCGACCGCTGCCGCGAGGTCCTGCGCGCCGGGTAG
- a CDS encoding YlxR family protein has product MPRRDRVAHDGPDRPVRTCVGCRSRAVQSDLVRLVAEGTVITPDTRGRLPGRGAYLHRDRRCFELAERRRAWSRAYRRGAGADGWDVSPVAALIDAAPRGGSGQRSR; this is encoded by the coding sequence ATGCCTCGACGCGATAGGGTGGCCCATGACGGTCCCGACCGCCCCGTGCGTACCTGCGTGGGGTGTCGGTCGCGGGCAGTCCAGTCCGACCTCGTGCGGCTGGTGGCCGAGGGCACGGTCATCACGCCCGACACCCGGGGTCGTCTTCCGGGGCGCGGCGCCTACCTGCACCGCGATCGGCGGTGCTTCGAGCTCGCCGAACGGCGCAGGGCCTGGTCACGCGCCTACCGGAGGGGAGCGGGCGCCGACGGGTGGGACGTCTCACCCGTGGCGGCCCTGATCGACGCCGCCCCGCGTGGCGGATCGGGTCAACGTTCCCGATAG